The window CGGAAAAAAGAAAGCAAATCAAGTTGTAATTGCTGGTATTTTTGCATCCTTTTTTTCAATGTTAATTATTTTAGTGGCAGATTTCACTCCTGCAATTGATAATTCTCCAATAGATAATAAAACCTTTCATCAAGTTTTTGGATTATCTCCTTTAGCAGTTTTAGCATCCATGTTGGCATATTTACTTGCGCAGTTTATAGATATTAGAATTTTTCATTTCTGGAAAAAACTAACTAAAGGAAAACACCTTTGGTTACGTAATAACTTTTCAACCTTTGCTTCACAATTTATAGACACTTTTACAGTAGTTTCCTTATTATCTATTTTTGGTATTTTACCTTGGTCTATTTTTACATCATTACTAATAAGCGGATTTTTATTCAAAGTAATTATAGCGGCTTTAGACACTCCAATTTTATACGGAATTATATACCTTTTCCGAAGAAAATTCAATTTAAAAGTAGGTGAAGAAATTTTGGATTAATTTTTGTAATCAATAGTAAAAGGTTTCGTCTAAAAAACAATAAATTATATAAAAATGAAGAATTTTATAACAGCAATACTTTTAATGTTATTTGTTTCAGCAAGTGCACAAACTTCAACATTTAATGAACTATTGCAAAAACATGTTAGCAAACAAGGAAATGTAGATTACAAAGGATTAAAAACTAACGAGACTAAGTTAGACAGTTACCTAAACTATTTAGCTACAACAACTCCAGATAAATCTTGGTCTACAAATAAGCAAAAAGCCTTTTGGATTAACGCTTATAATGCATATACTCTAAAATTAATTTTAAGTAATTATCCTTTAAAAAGCATTACAGATATAAAGGAAAAAGGCAATATAGCTTGGAAAATTCCATTTGTAAAAGTTGGTAAAAAAACTTATACATTGGATCATCTTGAACACAAGATTTTGCGTAAAGACTTATTTGACCCTAGAGTTCATGTTGGCGTAAATTGTGCATCTGGTTCTTGTCCTAAGTTACACAACAAGGCTTTTACAGAAGAAAACATTAATGCCGAATTGGATAAACTAATGGTTGCTTTTGTTAATGATAGCAACAAAAACAAACTAAATAAAAAGAGTACTGTTCATCTTTCAGAAATTTTTAACTGGTTTAAAGAGGATTTTACAAAAGATGGTTCTGTTATAGATTTCATTAATAAATACGCATCAGAAAAAGTAAATACGGATGCTAAAATTCATTATTTACCTTACGATTGGAATCTTAACGGTAAGTAGGTAGCGTTGCTACTTTATTTAAAATATAATTGAAAACAATTTGTACTTTTACTTTTCAACTGAAATAAAACAAAATGTCAAAAACATATTACGATCCAGCTGATTTAAGAAAGTTTGGAAAAATAACAGAATGGAACGAAGAACTTGGAAACAAGTTCTTTGATTATTACGGAAAAGTCTTTGAAGAAGGTGCTTTAACTGCTCGTGAAAAAAGCTTAATTGCTTTAGCTGTTGCACATACGGAACAATGTCCGTATTGTATTGACGCGTATACAAAAGATAGTTTACAACGTGGTATTACAAAAGAACAAATGATGGAAGCCATTCACGTTGGAGCAGCCATAAAAAGTGGCGCAACTTTAGTACATGGAGTTCAAATGATGAATAAAGTGAATAAATTAGACGGATAAATAAGTACACAGTTTACAGTATCAGTTGGCAGATAAACCTGCTCAAACTGTTTACTGCGACTGAAAACTGAAAACTAAAAAATGGCTACAAAGTCTTTAAAAGCAAGAAATAACGATTTAGCAAACACACAGCGTCAAATGGAAATTCTTTCAAACGGAATTTTCGCAGACGGTGAGTTGCCAACTTTTGCTAATAAAATAAAGGAAACAAATCAGCTTCCTTTACGTCCAAAGAAATTAGAAATTCTACAAATAAATTTAGGTTATATGTGTAACCAAGTTTGTGCACATTGTCATGTAGATGCGGGTCCAGATCGAAAAGAGATTATGACCATTGAAACCATGCAACAATGTTTAGATGTTATTAAAAAAACGGAAGCGCATACACTAGATTTAACTGGTGGCGCACCAGAAATGAACCCAAATTTTAGGTGGTTTGTAGAAGAAGCTTCTAAAGCAGGAATTAAAGATTTTATTGTTCGTTCTAACTTAACAATTATTAGAGCCAATAAAAAGTATTACGATTTACCTGAATTTTTCAAGAAACACAATGTTCATGTAGTTTCTTCAATGCCACATTGGACACGTGGAAAAACCGATAAACAACGTGGTGATGGTGTTTTTGACAAGTCAATCAAAGCATTACAAATGCTAAACGAAGTTGGTTACGGAATGGAAGGTTCTAACCTAAAATTAGATCTAGTGTACAATCCGTCTGGTGCATTTTTACCAGGAGATCAAATGGCGCTAGAAAACGATTTCAAAAAAGCTTTGAAAGACGATTTTAATATTGACTTTCATAGTTTATTTGCAATCACAAATTTACCAATTAGTAGATTTTTAGATTATTTAATTGCTTCAGAAAATTACGAAGATTATATGCATTCTTTAGTTGACGCATACAATCCTGCTGCAGTAGAAAACGTAATGTGTACAAACACACTTTCTATAAGTTGGGATGGTTGGTTGTACGATTGCGATTTTAATCAAATGCTGAATTTAAAAGTTAATTCTAAAGTAAAACATATTTCCGAATACAACGAAGAATTGTTACAGGATAGAAATATAATTATCAACCAACATTGTTACGGTTGTACTGCTGGTGCTGGAAGTAGTTGCCAAGGAGTTGTGGCGTAAAATTCAGTTATCAGTCGGCAGTTATCAGTAAACAATATTAAATGAAGAACGTTTTTTTTATACTATTAATTTTAAGTCAAACTATTTGTTCCCAAAATAGTTTAGATAAATTATTGAAGAAGTACAACACAGAAAGTGTTCCATATATTTCTGTAGATAGTTTAAAAAACATTTCTAAGGATGTTGTTTTATTAGACGCACGTGAGAAAGACGAATTTAAAACCAGTCATTTAGAAAATGCTGTGTTTGTTGGTTATGACAAATTCAACCTTAAAAAAACTATTAAAAAGCTTCCAAATAAAAATGCTGAAATAGTAGTGTATTGTTCTCTTGGAGTAAGATCTGAAGATGTTGCAGAACAACTTAAAAAAGCAGGTTACACAAATGTTTTAAATTTATATGGAGGAATTTTTGAATGGAAAAATCTCAATCAAAAAGTATACAATTCTAAAGGAAAAGAAACAGAAAAAGTACATGCTTTTTCTAAAGAATGGAGTAAATGGCTTTTAAAAGGCGAAAAAGTATACTAAAAAAGTTTGCAGTAGGCAGTAACAGTTTTCAGTTCTTACTGTTATGGATAAAATAAAAAATGAATCAAAAAAATAAAAACTTACTACTAATCTTTACTAGAAATCCAGAATTAGGTAAAGCAAAAACAAGATTAGCTAAATCCGTTGGAGATGAAACTGCCTTAGAAATTTATAAGTTCCTACTCAATAAAACCAAAGAAATTACTCAGAATTTAACGTGTGATAAAGCAGTTTATTATTCGGTAAAAATTAGAGATAATGATATTTGGAGTTCATCCATTTACCAAAAACACCAACAGTTTGGCGAAGATTTAGGCTTTAGAATGCAAAATGCATTTAAAAATTCTTTTGAAGCTGGTTATCAAAAAGTAATGATTGTTGGTAGCGATTTATACGATTTAACACCAACAATTATTGAAGATGCTTTTTCAAAATTAAACACAAACGATGTTGTTCTTGGACCTGCTGAAGATGGCGGTTATTATCTTTTAGGAATGAAAACGTTACAGCCTAATATTTTTGAAAACAAAACTTGGGGAACTTCAACTGTAAGAGCAGAAACGCTTATCGATTTAGAAAAAGTAAACGTACATTTGTTGCAAGAATTAAATGATGTTGATGTTATTGAAGACATCGAAAATCATCCAGCATTTCAAAAATTTCTAAAGAACTAAAATGAAAAAAGAGCAACTACAAGAAACAATAGATTTTTTAAAATCAAACGGAATTACAAATCCACAAATAGGAATTGTTTTAGGAACAGGTTTAGGAAAATTAGTTGACGAAATAGAAATCGAAAAAGAAATTGCCTATTCAGAAATCCCAAATTTTCCACAAGCAACTGTAGAGTTTCATTCTGGAAAATTAATTTACGGAACTTTATCTGGCAAGAAAGTAATCGTTATGTCTGGTCGTTTTCATGTATATGAAGGTTATAATCTTTGGGAAGTTACCTACGGAATTAGAACAATGCACGGTTTAGGAATTTCAACTTTATTGATTTCTAATGCTGCTGGAGCAATCAATCTTTCTTATAAAAAAGGCGATTTAATGTTGTTAGAAGATCATTTAAATTTACAAGGAGGTTCTCCCCTAGCGTTTAAAGGCGCAAACGAATTCGGAAACATTTTTGCTGATATGTTAGAACCGTATTCGAAAAAAATCAATAAACAACTGAAAGAAATTGCAAAAGCTAACGACATACAATTGCACGAAGGAATGTATGCAAGTGTTGTTGGTCCACAATTAGAAACCAGAGCAGAATACAGAATGTTACAAATTCTAGAAGCTGATGCTGTAGGAATGAGCACAGTTCCAGAAGTTATTGTTGCAAAGCAATTAAATTTACCTTGTGCGGCTATTTCTGTGTTAACAGATGAGTGTGATCCAAAGAATTTACAACCTGTAGATATTGGAGAAATCATTGCTGTTGCAGGAAAAGCAGAACCAAAAATGATAACATTATTTAAAGAATTAATAAAAATAAGTTAGCAGTAATTCAGTAGCAGTATTCAGTTAATCTGATACTGAAAACTGAAAACTGCAAACTGTAAACTGAGAATATGAGTTACCTAGAAACCACACACAACGTTTATAAAGAAGCAGCCTTAACACCAGATGTTGGACTTTGCTGTACTACAAATCCTATTTGGGAATTACCTGGATTAAAAATTCCACGTATCATGCAAGAAATGAACTACGGTTGTGGTTCAACTGTGCATGCAAGAGATTTAACTAACAATCCAAAAATGCTATATGTTGGTGTTGGTGGCGGAATGGAATTATTACAATTTGCATATTTCAATAGAAATAAAGGCGGTGTAATTGGTTTAGATGTTGTGGATGAAATGTTAGAAGCTTCACGTAAAAACTTTATAATTGCTGAAGAACAAAACGATTGGTTTAAATCTGATTTTGTTGATTTACGCAAAGGTGATGCAATGAATTTACCTGTTGAAGATAATTCTATTGATGTTGCTGCACAGAATTGTTTATTCAATATTTTTAAGTCTGACGATTTAAAAAAGGCGATTGCAGAAATGTACAGAGTTTTAAAACCGAACGGTAAATTGGTAATGAGCGATCCTACTTGTGAGCAACCAATGAATGACGAATTGCGTAACGACGAACGTTTACGTGCTTTGTGTTTAAGTGGAAGTTTAACAATAGCCGATTATGTAAAAGCTTTAACAGATGCTGGCTTTGGAACTATTGAAATTAGAGCCAGAAAACCCTACAGAATTTTAGACCCAAAAAATTATCCAACAGATGAGTTAATTTATATAGAGTCTATTGAAGTTGCTGCAATTAAAGATCCAATGCCAGAAGATGGTCCTTGTATTTTTACAGGAAAAGCTGCTATTTATTATGGTGACGAAGATTTCTTTGATGACGGAAAAGGACATACATTATTAAAAAACCAACCTATAGCAATTTGCGATAAAACTGCAGGAGATTTACAAGCTTTAGGTAGAGATGATATTTATTTCTCAGAATCTACTTTTCATTATGATGGAGGCGGATGTTGCTAGGCGATAATCAACATTAAATTATTTTAAAAACGTTTATTTCATTAACTTTGAAGTAAACGTTTTTACTTTTGAATAAATATATCGACATAATAAAAAACTCCTATTCCAATTACTGGAATTACATTAAACAATCTGTTTTAATGGAATTAAATTGGGAAAACTATTTCTACGGACTAATAATTATTTCTTTGGTAGTTTGGGCTTTGGAAGCTATTTTCCCTTGGCGAAAAAATCAATCGTTGTTTAGAAAAGACTTTTGGTTAGATGTATTTTACATGTTCTTCAATTTCTTTTTATTGAACTTAATTGTATTAATTGCCTTATCAAATTCTGCCGCAGCAATTTTTAATGATATTTTAGGAGTTATTGGTTTGTCAATTACAAATTTTCAGATTTTTGATGTTAATACGTTTCCTCTTTGGTTGCGTCTTTTTGTCTTTTTTATCATCATCGATTTTGTACAATGGTTTACACATACTTTATTGCATAAATTTGAATTTCTTTGGAATTTCCATAAAGTACATCACTCGGTAAAAGAAATGGGATTTGCAGCACATCTACGTTATCATTGGATGGAACCAGTTTTGTACAATTCTATGAAATATATTCCACTAGCAATTATGGGCGGTTTTACAGCGCAAGATGTTGCAATAGTTCACTTTTTTAATATTACAATTGGACATTTAAATCACGCTAATATTAATTGGAATTATGGTTTTTTAAAGTACATTTTAAACAATCCCAAAATGCACATTTGGCATCATGCTAAAGAATTACCTGAAGGAAGAAAAAACGGTGTAAACTTCGGAATTACATTAAGTATTTGGGATTATATTTTCAAAACCAATTACATTCCGCATTCAGGTCGCGATATTGAATTAGGTTTTGATGGCGAAGAAGATTTTCCTAAAGATTTTCTTGGGCAAGAACTATATCCTATGAATAAAAAATAAGACACGGATTACACAGATTTTCACGAATAACTGAATCTTGTTTCAGAATCTCATCTAACATTTCTTTATTACATTTGTTAAAATGAATAACTCCAACTCACTTTGGCAACTTGCCATCCAAAAATTTAAGAAAAACAAAACAGGAGTTGTGAGCTTTTGGTATATTATTCTTTGTGGATTTATTGCGGTTTTTTGCTATGTTTTAGCACCAGATAACAGCAATTCTGCAAATCAAATGCATGTAGAAATTCATTCTAAAAAACCTGGTTTTTCTGTACAAATGCTTTCCATACCT of the Tenacibaculum todarodis genome contains:
- a CDS encoding queuosine precursor transporter, with translation MTLENKNLAQNIYLILAALFIASLVASNLIFQKFFYWEPFGLYRFEISVGILPYPITFLITDILSEIYGKKKANQVVIAGIFASFFSMLIILVADFTPAIDNSPIDNKTFHQVFGLSPLAVLASMLAYLLAQFIDIRIFHFWKKLTKGKHLWLRNNFSTFASQFIDTFTVVSLLSIFGILPWSIFTSLLISGFLFKVIIAALDTPILYGIIYLFRRKFNLKVGEEILD
- the arsM gene encoding arsenosugar biosynthesis arsenite methyltransferase ArsM gives rise to the protein MSYLETTHNVYKEAALTPDVGLCCTTNPIWELPGLKIPRIMQEMNYGCGSTVHARDLTNNPKMLYVGVGGGMELLQFAYFNRNKGGVIGLDVVDEMLEASRKNFIIAEEQNDWFKSDFVDLRKGDAMNLPVEDNSIDVAAQNCLFNIFKSDDLKKAIAEMYRVLKPNGKLVMSDPTCEQPMNDELRNDERLRALCLSGSLTIADYVKALTDAGFGTIEIRARKPYRILDPKNYPTDELIYIESIEVAAIKDPMPEDGPCIFTGKAAIYYGDEDFFDDGKGHTLLKNQPIAICDKTAGDLQALGRDDIYFSESTFHYDGGGCC
- the arsS gene encoding arsenosugar biosynthesis radical SAM (seleno)protein ArsS (Some members of this family are selenoproteins.); the encoded protein is MATKSLKARNNDLANTQRQMEILSNGIFADGELPTFANKIKETNQLPLRPKKLEILQINLGYMCNQVCAHCHVDAGPDRKEIMTIETMQQCLDVIKKTEAHTLDLTGGAPEMNPNFRWFVEEASKAGIKDFIVRSNLTIIRANKKYYDLPEFFKKHNVHVVSSMPHWTRGKTDKQRGDGVFDKSIKALQMLNEVGYGMEGSNLKLDLVYNPSGAFLPGDQMALENDFKKALKDDFNIDFHSLFAITNLPISRFLDYLIASENYEDYMHSLVDAYNPAAVENVMCTNTLSISWDGWLYDCDFNQMLNLKVNSKVKHISEYNEELLQDRNIIINQHCYGCTAGAGSSCQGVVA
- a CDS encoding TIGR04282 family arsenosugar biosynthesis glycosyltransferase yields the protein MNQKNKNLLLIFTRNPELGKAKTRLAKSVGDETALEIYKFLLNKTKEITQNLTCDKAVYYSVKIRDNDIWSSSIYQKHQQFGEDLGFRMQNAFKNSFEAGYQKVMIVGSDLYDLTPTIIEDAFSKLNTNDVVLGPAEDGGYYLLGMKTLQPNIFENKTWGTSTVRAETLIDLEKVNVHLLQELNDVDVIEDIENHPAFQKFLKN
- a CDS encoding sterol desaturase family protein; this translates as MNKYIDIIKNSYSNYWNYIKQSVLMELNWENYFYGLIIISLVVWALEAIFPWRKNQSLFRKDFWLDVFYMFFNFFLLNLIVLIALSNSAAAIFNDILGVIGLSITNFQIFDVNTFPLWLRLFVFFIIIDFVQWFTHTLLHKFEFLWNFHKVHHSVKEMGFAAHLRYHWMEPVLYNSMKYIPLAIMGGFTAQDVAIVHFFNITIGHLNHANINWNYGFLKYILNNPKMHIWHHAKELPEGRKNGVNFGITLSIWDYIFKTNYIPHSGRDIELGFDGEEDFPKDFLGQELYPMNKK
- a CDS encoding purine-nucleoside phosphorylase is translated as MKKEQLQETIDFLKSNGITNPQIGIVLGTGLGKLVDEIEIEKEIAYSEIPNFPQATVEFHSGKLIYGTLSGKKVIVMSGRFHVYEGYNLWEVTYGIRTMHGLGISTLLISNAAGAINLSYKKGDLMLLEDHLNLQGGSPLAFKGANEFGNIFADMLEPYSKKINKQLKEIAKANDIQLHEGMYASVVGPQLETRAEYRMLQILEADAVGMSTVPEVIVAKQLNLPCAAISVLTDECDPKNLQPVDIGEIIAVAGKAEPKMITLFKELIKIS
- a CDS encoding DUF547 domain-containing protein — protein: MKNFITAILLMLFVSASAQTSTFNELLQKHVSKQGNVDYKGLKTNETKLDSYLNYLATTTPDKSWSTNKQKAFWINAYNAYTLKLILSNYPLKSITDIKEKGNIAWKIPFVKVGKKTYTLDHLEHKILRKDLFDPRVHVGVNCASGSCPKLHNKAFTEENINAELDKLMVAFVNDSNKNKLNKKSTVHLSEIFNWFKEDFTKDGSVIDFINKYASEKVNTDAKIHYLPYDWNLNGK
- a CDS encoding arsenosugar biosynthesis-associated peroxidase-like protein, with protein sequence MSKTYYDPADLRKFGKITEWNEELGNKFFDYYGKVFEEGALTAREKSLIALAVAHTEQCPYCIDAYTKDSLQRGITKEQMMEAIHVGAAIKSGATLVHGVQMMNKVNKLDG
- a CDS encoding rhodanese-like domain-containing protein; protein product: MKNVFFILLILSQTICSQNSLDKLLKKYNTESVPYISVDSLKNISKDVVLLDAREKDEFKTSHLENAVFVGYDKFNLKKTIKKLPNKNAEIVVYCSLGVRSEDVAEQLKKAGYTNVLNLYGGIFEWKNLNQKVYNSKGKETEKVHAFSKEWSKWLLKGEKVY